The genomic segment TCATTATCTATCAAGACGCCGTTATGTCGACCCGCATTTCCTCTTCCGAAAAATAACCTAACCTTGGTGACGGCCTCTCTTTGATAAGTGACGGAGTCGTTAGGTTTGGGTGGCTCGTGCACGCGTCTGCAACGGCTGCCCGATCTTCCAAAGCATGCTTGTGTCGATCTCAAGCTCGACTCCAAACTTGCCCGCACCGGTGACTACGGTAGGATAAGCAAAAAGGGCGGTGTCAATCAGTACGGCGATCTTCTGGAGACCGAATGGTGATACGCTTCCTGACGGGTAGCCGAAGAGATCCAGTACCTGTTCTTTCTGAGCCAGTTCGGCTCGTTTCCATCCATACGTGCCAGCAACCGCTTTCATGTCGATCTTTGCAGGTGATGGCAGCAAAACGGCACAAAGGTGGCGTCCAGGATCCAATCGGCGCATCACATCGTCTGCTTGCTGCTCCGCAACAATCATTGTCTTTGCAACGCGTCCGACGGGAAGGCCGATAGCAGAGGCTAAATCTGAAGGGGATGTAATAGGGGTGGCGAAATCACTATATCGCCACAATCGTACCGTCGACGCTCCGATCTGGTGCAGTTCAGCAAGTACGTTCGGATGAACATCCAACATAGTCGTTTCCTTCCGTTTCATATGGTAGGATGATCGAGCATGGCTGTTTGCGACTGCGAGTACACCGCGGTTGCGAGTAGGTTTCAGCCGGTTCGCTCCAAAAGTTGCCTAATGCGGCGGCGACCCTCGTCACCAAAAATACTGAAGTAAGCCTCCAGGCACTTATCGCTGCCAAGCATGAAAGGAGCATCATATTTGGTGATATGCCGAATAGCCAAGGCTGGAACCGGCGTGTCGAGCGGTCGAAACATCCTATTGTGCAACCCAGGCTCCGGGCAACCTGGATAAAATTCACCGATCATGAAACCTTCCTGAATGAAGTCGGGCTTCAGCCGTTTCTGCAGTTGACCTATCATGTTGATCTCTCCTTCATCCTGAATTCCAGGAAGGGCAATAATAATCGCCTTATAGATCCAGTCGCCCGTTCGATCGTTGAAGGACATAACGGGTTTCATCTGGCTGAAGACGGCGAGCATACGCGCCATCTCATTTTCGATTTCGTCAACTGCAACAACTTGCGACGCGGCAATCCGTAAGAGTCCCTTCGTCAGAGCTTCGGGAACGAAAGGGCAAACGCTCCCGTCCCGACCCAAGCGAGGATGTGGATTGGAGAGGAAGTCCGAGGCATACCGAGCAAATTTCTGAAGAGCTGCGTTTGTATACTCATCGTACGCATTGTATCCGGCATCAATGTTCTTTTCCAGAATTTCGCCCACTGTCATCAATGGACCGATCGTCCCGAACGGTAGGCTGTAATCTGTCCAGATCTCTTTAGTCATTTCGGATCCCTCGTTCGAAAAGCCACACGTTCAAAACGGAAGGTCGGGCTCTTTCATGCCAGCTCGGGCGGCGGGCGAGCTGGGTCGGGGGCCAACTAAGAGACCGACCTTCCATCGGAAGCGAAGCTCCCGAATTTTTTGATAGCACTGGTAGTTACACTTGTGTAACTGTTTTTATAAATGGATGTGAAAACAAGAGCGGGGGCTCGTGCGCCCTGAAGGTCAGTCGCACGACCGCCAAAAACTCTACATTCGTCGTAGTTATAGAGACATACATATGATAAATGTCGCCGCGATGGGATCCGGTAACAGGCTTTGGGTGAAAACAGAACGACCCATTGCGCAGAGGCGTGGCCGTGGCGAAAACAACACGAAGAGTAATATATACGCCAGAACAGATCGACGTCGGCGTAAAGCATAAGCTTGAGAAAATTGACTCGTTTTTGTCAGATCTCTTTAGCGAAAATTCCGAAGAAAAACTTTTCCTGAGGAACATTCTTGGGTTGCTGCTTAAAGTATATCATATGCATGCTAATAACAGACCCATGACGAAAATGCAGGCGTGTCGCTATCTACCTTTTAAAAACCAGACTGTTTGCCAAAAGTATGTCGAGGCAGCGCATCTGCGTGGGTTCATCGACATCACTCGGGACAAAACGGACAAACGGCGTCTGATTGTTCTTCCAAAAGAGCCGTTGGTTGTCTATGTCAATGAATATATAGCTAACTTCCTTGATGACTGCCGTAGAGCGATTGACAGTGCCGCTCAAGTAGCTACGCTTCCTGAGGAAGGAATGGCAACGGCACGGTCTTCATCTACTAATAAATCGCCAGCGTCTTCTGGAGCACCTGTGGGTTCCTCTCAAAAGAGAGCCGATCTAAAAGCCCAGGCAATTTTAGCGAGTTCTATTGTGGGGAAGCAAAAGTAAGAAGCCGTCTCGCGCGCGATTAGCCTTTCATCAATCAAATGTCCCCTCCGTATACAAGCTTCATCGAGCTAACCCACTTCGCCCAGCCGGCCAGGCAGCCGGTGCAGGCGCTACTACGGGGGAGCGGCTGTATCGTCGTTTCTGCCAGGAAACCGCGCGGGAGGTTCGGCGGCGTCCTCAGGCGCATACCTTGGCATTTACGCTGTCTTATTTAGGCGAGGCGGAAACCGCTAAGGCGGCCGTCCATCTCTTGGTCGAGACAGTGCATGAGATGGTGGCGAGTGGGAACCCAGGGTCGTCGCCTCGATCGTAACCGGCCCGATTGCTACCGCGGAGATTTTGCTTTGATGCGAGCGACGAGCGGCTCGTCGTCAACAAAGCTGTCGAGGAAGTCGTTCCATTCTTGGGATGACCGGCGGGCGTCTTTGAGCATCTGCTCCAATTCGTCCATGCCGTCGTCTGTCAGTGCGGTCACGGATTCGTCGTCGCCAGTGCACACGGAGATAATGCTGCCATAGCTCAGATTATCATCGTTGGAGACGATTGCCTGAAGAAGCTCCGGGTCCTCTTCGAGAATTTCGGCAACAAATTTGATCGTACGGACGTGGGTGACTGTCGCCATCAGGCTGCCTTTGCGTCGATTGTGGTGATCGCCGACCAGTTCCACGGAAGCAATTCGTCTAACCGACTGATCTTGTGATCGTGGATACGATCGAGCACGTCAGCCAGATAGGCCTGCGGATCAAGACCATTCATCTTTGCTGTCTCGATGTTCGTCATGGCGCGCGCCAAGGTCTCCGCTCCCGTATCGGCTCCTGCGAAGAGCCAATTCCCTCTTCCAACACCAAAGCCCGTTCATTCTGCCCATGTCGGCGATGAAGTCGAGGTCTATTATCGCTGGCATCCGTATTTCGGCCAGAGGGTTTCCATTCGGCACGACGATGCGGTGCGTGACGTGGTGTTGACGATCCATTGGAAGGGCGGTCAGCTTCGGAGCTCAAGGTCCGTAAGCCTCAGACCGGTGAACACGGTTGTGCCACCACTGAGGATGCCCTGGCGGTGATGCGCAGCATGGCTGGTCGCTGCTCCGATGAACATATCGCCGCGTCGCTTAATCGAATGGGCATGCCAACGGGGCAAGGAAAAACCTGGACCGGGCATCGGGTCGCTTCTGTAAGGCGGGTGCGTGCGATCCACGCGTACAAATCAGCCTAACTATCGCTGGCATCCATATTTTTGGCCAGAGGGTTTCCATTCGACGCGTCGAAGAAAGAGCGACAGGTCGGTTTCTGAAGGTTTTGGGGCCGGTCTGTCAGGGTTATTCTGAACAGTACCCTCTAATGGCATCGCCTTGCGCGGTGGCGGCAAATAATAGGCCGTCGCTCGAAGCCGGAGTGCTCATGGATCGGTAACCCCGCCTGCGCCTCGACCACCCTGGCTAGCCCCGGTCGTAGGCTTCGCCCTCGACATGCCACTGTCGAATACGGATTAACACCCACAAGGTGTGGGTGTCTCTGTGCCATCGGCCATCATGCGCAGGTGAAAGTTAGTCCCTTCCGCGAGGATGACGTTCATCGCAGGGCGCTCCGCAGATGATTGAATGCTTCGCAGAAGCCAGTCGCAGCATCCACGTCTGGACATAGGTGATCCGCGTGGGCGGGATTTGCTTGTAGAGATCGAGTACCACGTCCTCAAAGCCGTCCGGTGCGGCAACTTTGAGCTTCTCTCTATACAGGACGCCTTCGCAATCGAGGTGCAGGTCTGAGATCGCTATAGCATCGGGACCCGGCCAGGCATTCCCCAATAGGTGTCTCGTGTTTCTTGTCGCATCCGGTGGATCTTTTACTTGACGCATGCTGGTGCGGCCCGTAAGGTTTGGCCCTGACCGTTACGAAAGCCTAGGTTTCACGGGGTTTCAGCACGAAATCGTTCACCTGTCCATTGCAGAAAGGGCGGTTATCGGTGGCCGTTGTTGCCAGACAGGCAAAGAAAAACCCGCTTTCGCGGGCTTTGAAGGTCTTTTCAGGGAAGTTCCGTCACGCTAGTCCAAGCGGTCGAACATCGGATCGGCGATAAAACCTGGCAATTTTGCCGGTGGGTTCAAAGATCGGGTTGATCCCTTTCTTGTCCAGCGTTTGCTTCAAACCGGCAATCTGCTTGCCATTCTCCCGAGCCATGGCACTCAACGAAATATGCTTCGCCAGAAATGCGTCGACGGCGACCGGATGAACAAAACGCTGGCTGACCCGAGTGCGGGGATGACGCCGCATTTGCACCGGGAGGAACTCACGCTTAAGGAGTTCATCGATTGTGGCGGTCGTCGTGCGCAACGCTTTCTCCAGGGCGGCTACATCGAGATAGTTTTCCGTTTCATCAAGGGTCACATGCGGAAGCACCTCTTGTGGATCAACGAGCAGATTCTTAAGGAGCAGCTCATCGCCTGACCACGACACCTTCGTCAGCTTGCCGCCGAAAATGAGATCAACGATCTCGGGCACCTTGCAATGGCAGATAGCTGTGGCGATGTGGATCGAGACGAGGCCATCGTTCGATACACAGTTTCGTTGCGCTTTCATCCGTGCCAGGAGACCTTCCACGCTTTCACGAGCAATGCGCCGGAATACCCTTGCATAGTCCTCCGAGTTCGCATGATACGGCAGGTGTCCCTGCTGCAGAAGAATGTCGAGAAATTGCCATGTGCAGCCCAGGAGGCTGGCTGCTTCAGGTGTCGTGAGGAGCTGTTTCTCCA from the Rhizobium acidisoli genome contains:
- a CDS encoding aminoacyl-tRNA deacylase → MLDVHPNVLAELHQIGASTVRLWRYSDFATPITSPSDLASAIGLPVGRVAKTMIVAEQQADDVMRRLDPGRHLCAVLLPSPAKIDMKAVAGTYGWKRAELAQKEQVLDLFGYPSGSVSPFGLQKIAVLIDTALFAYPTVVTGAGKFGVELEIDTSMLWKIGQPLQTRARATQT
- a CDS encoding DUF6875 domain-containing protein, with translation MTKEIWTDYSLPFGTIGPLMTVGEILEKNIDAGYNAYDEYTNAALQKFARYASDFLSNPHPRLGRDGSVCPFVPEALTKGLLRIAASQVVAVDEIENEMARMLAVFSQMKPVMSFNDRTGDWIYKAIIIALPGIQDEGEINMIGQLQKRLKPDFIQEGFMIGEFYPGCPEPGLHNRMFRPLDTPVPALAIRHITKYDAPFMLGSDKCLEAYFSIFGDEGRRRIRQLLERTG